The genomic interval gttctttctcttttttttccttctctaaTAAGGGGTGTAACTGACTTAGAGAATGGGCTCACCCAACACTAGATTATCTAAGTTTGACAACTATTGGAGCCCAGATGGAATTGACAAAAACACATCATATGACAAATGGTATTGATGGTactatacattttttaatttaattatcacatattgatggtattgaaattttattcaaatacgTATTGGAAACTTGTacaaatgtttaattataactCATTATGTATATAGATTCtgtttgattaaaattaattcacaattgatataaatttagattttgatTGCAGGTGACTTAgttgataacatatattttatcttatcttaaatataaacaaaagtaagtaaaattataatgtatttaatctaaattataaaacaaataaattaacttttctTTGACCatacttttgtttatatttgagacTAGAAGAAGTAGTTTATAGTTAatagaatataaattaattgaagtgTTTGGTAAAACTAACGGtttaattaacttaaaaatataacataaaataaaagatcattcttaattaaaaataaaacttatatcagttaatattgaaaatttattctttttaaatttagtaatatggtatattttatttttattattaaattaatttttattcgctaaaattttgttttaaaatatattcaatacaTATATTCAATCTTGTAATGGTAAAATTTAGCAACATgcatacataaataaatatgtgataacaatactataattaaaataaaaattaagataatatCAACTACAATAATTGAATAGAGGGTCCATTCTCTTTCATATATCTAACATGGtcttaaaattataacaaatatctatttttttttgttttaaatagttttataaaattctaaaattaatcttgtaaaaaatatattttgtactCTTTTAAACATTATTCTAAAAGTAGTTTGAATCTCCATTAAAACTCTCGGTgcaaatatacaattaatttttgaaatatatgtacaagataataacaatttttaattaagatcAGAGTAGAagttagaagaaaaaaagggCTAAATATAGAGTATTTGGGCAGGTTAGAACTTAGAAGTGAAGTGAAGAAAAAAGGGTATAAGTATGTGGCCTTTTATGGAAGGGCAGGCCCAGCCAGATTCACACAAAAGAAGGATAGGTCATCCATCATCACCTAACACACTGAATAGAAAAGTAAACAATGTTTAGTGGTGTTgaaatttatgtttgttttgttgtgaATGAATGCAATAATAATAGGCAATAGCTGCTTGAAGCCACTCTTGATGTTCATTGAATTGCACTTTGTGTTGTTATTGAAATTGATGCTGCAACTACATTTCAAATGGAAGGATGGAAGGATCAAATACGTTATAGATCTTGATAACTGGTGTTCTAATCATATTGGTTAAGGAattcatgaaaataaattttatctttaaaaatttaagtcaaAGAGTCATCATTGTAATAATTACACCTTTTCCAAtacaaattaacattttttttattgtttaattataaggaaattatttattttttctattctaaaataattattatatttataaaaaatatttgttttaaaataattatcacttttcatttttaatgtaattttaattattttattttaattataatctttaattattataatttatatcttttaaattattattcaccattttacattttaaaataaaattacataaatagtaataaagataaattaatatatatgaagtagtcaaatgaaataaatattatgtaacagatagaataatattaataaatttcattttaaataattaataaatttcacaaatcatttagaaaaatttaaattaaaaattaatttattatatgttaaattttatttatcttttaattaaataatgaaaCTCTAAAAATcacattattaaataaaaatattttttcgattccaaaataataataataattttttatttttaacataattttaattattatttttaattatatcatctaattaattttgtacatatcaattctaaattattattctatatattaaatttataataataaaaataaacgaatATTTAAAACGAGGAGtttgaataaaattatgttatgtgttattaatttatcattattttcaatTGGAAAATTTAGCGGTCAACAAGTGAGTGTTCGTTCTATAGAAACTTATGACATGCTTAAGTGCCTAACCACCAATTGAGTTAATTTGTTTGTCACTCTACTTGTCCTTGGTTTCACACGCGCCCGGTTAACGCGTGAATGGCTTTACTTATACTTAATAGTAGGGGTGGACATAATTATCGGACCCGCCCGAATCCGACCGACccaatatcaaatttaaatttgcgGACGGGTTTCTTCGGGTTGATGGGTTAAGCGGGTGAAAAATAAGGGTTCATATGGGTTTATACGGTCGGGTTCGGATGAGTAATTTGGATCCGCCGATACCCGAACCCGAccgatttatattattatttttatattatatattaatattattaattttatattatatattaatatataaatttaaaatacacaaaaagtCACTtgccaaaaatttaaaaaaaaggccaatttattaaaaaacccAGCCACAAGGCAAATGCTTTTTAAAAGCAGTCCAGCCCAACAATAGAACCAAGTCTAACAACTCATcccaattaaaaataagttaggTAGCAGATTGGaccaataaattataaaagagcatattttttttcttaaataaaagcaaaaaaaactgaataatttagaatgaaaaaaaaagcaaaaaaagtcCAATAAAATCCAACCCATTTTTATCCGCCCATACATAACCGACATCCGATCTACCCGAACCCGACGTACCCGatttaaaatatagacaaaattGGGTCAAAACATCACACCCATGGATTGGACCGGTTTTACATTTTAGGCCCGAATCCACCCATACCCGCCCGATGTCCACCCCTACTTAATAGTGGTCTGATCCATGCTGCTTTGGATTCATTTCGATAGAGttcaaaattattctaaaaattaaaattgattttggtgtgttttaaaacttccactataatggatttgatttgatttgcaCTCGAATAAAAGTGTCTGATTCCGATTATTTAAATCTagatttttaaattcatatagTCTTAAACGTCATGCAATGTAAATTTTTCTCAACAATTattgagtattaaaaaaaaaagctatttatttaaaaataaatataaattggtaatttatttataatttgaataaCCTAGGTTAAAGTAGTAATCATTAAATGTGGAGACAGATATttgtcaaagaaaataaatacatatttttcaaataaaaacacaattattttacaaatttaacaGTCTTAACTGCAATTATTtccattttcaaaatacaacTTCACCAGAAAATCAAAGTGTTTATTTTTTGGAAGTACATACATTCGTCCCTTGGGCTTAGAATTGCCTTAGTCATTTTCCTATATTCACCACATCAAATAGGGAATGtaccttttttaataaaaaaaattcaaacaaaatcagAAACAATATACATATACATTAGACGTAGATTAAAAAGTTCCTAcaaattttactataaaaaaatcaaacactctttattaaatatattagacgtaaattaaattgaataaaaaaaattcagtatTTTTTACTATTCTAAAAAGTTCcactttaaacaaaaaaattactatttctttttcttaatcTTATAATTGCTacgaaaataaatattgatatattcaaattaaattttattaatgattGTTTTAATCAAACTTCAGAATGTTTTTACATTAGTCTTCAATCAATTtacattatcattatcatttatagtattttattatatttttatttttataatatttaaacaaatatcAACATGACTAtagaaaaacaaatatcaaattataaaatacgaTTAAATACaaatgtaaattattttgaatatattagtCTGTCCTATTAAAGTCgtattatttatttcttaaagtctaataattttaacatttacTAATTGAATCAAGCATTAGTATTATATAAAGAAGCAAAGATATATAACTTAGTCAAGCAACGCCACCGTAGAAAgaaataatgtaaataatttataatgatagacaattattactataagataacaaataaatccAAAAACGGTGAGTTAGAAGACATACGTGTTAGTTtgagtaatagtaatagtataataataaatatattattaatagtaattaatgaattaaaaagaGTTGTTTTTGTAGTGGTTACTTCTCCAATCAACCCTTACTAGTCGCAAAGAGTTTTTCAGCTTTCAGTTTTATtgattctctctctctctctctgtgactctttcttcttcttcttcatcaacaacaacaacaacaacaacaatgggGAAAGGTGGATCTCTAAGCGATGGAGTAATGAAAAAGATCGTATTATCGTACACATACGTAGCGATATGGATCTTCCTAAGTTTCACAGTAATCGTTTACAACAAATACATCTTAGACAAAAAGATGTACAATTGGCCATTCCCAATTTCCCTAACTATGATCCACATGTCTTTCTGTGCAACCCTAGCTATTCTCCTCGTTCGCATTTTCAAATTAGTCGAACCTGTTTCAATGTCTCGCGACGTTTACTTCTCCTCCGTCGTTCCTATCGGTGCTCtttactctctctctctatgGCTCTCAAATTCCGCTTACATTTATCTCTCTGTCTCCTTTATTCAAATGCTTAAAGCTCTTATGCCTGTTGCCGTTTACTCTATCGGCgttcttttgaaaaaagaatctTACAAAAACGACACCATGTTTAACATGTTATCCATTTCTCTTGGCGTTGGTGTTGCCGCATATGGTGAAGCTAGGTTTGATACATGGGGTGTTATTCTTCAATTAGGTGCTGTTGCTTTTGAAGCCACTAGATTGGTTATGATTCAAATCTTGCTTACATCCAAAGGGATTTCATTGAATCCTATTACATCTTTGTACTACGTTGCTCCTTGTTGTTTCGTTTTCTTGTCTATTCCTTGGATCCTTGTCGAGTATCCAATTTTGAAACAGACTTCCACTtttcaatttgattttgttatttttggGACTAATTCATTGTGCGCATTTGCTTTGAATCTTGCTGTTTTTCTTCTTGTTGGCAAAACTTCAGCTTTGACAATGAATGTTGCTGGTGTTGTTAAAGATTGGCTTCTGATTGCGTTTTCTTGGTCTGTTATTAAGGATACTGTTACACCCATTAATTTGTTTGGGTATGGACTTGCTTTCTTAGGCGTGGCTTATTATAATCATTCAAAGTTGCAGGCACTTAAGGCTAAAGAGGCACAGAAGAAGGTTTCACAACCTGATGAAGAAACTGGAAGGTTGCTTGAAGATAGAGAAGGAGATGGATCAGGGAAGAGAAATGATAATCAGAAttgatttcaattttcttttgctTACTTTAATTGAAGAACAATGACAAAAAAAGAACAACAAAGTATTTTAGCATATGCAGAAAATAAAACCACGATGAGGAAGAGGAGAGCAATTGGTGTTTGGATCTTGAGGTAGTAACAAACAAGGGACTTGCATTGCATTGCATCCTCTAGGGAAATGGCTAATTCGgttttttttg from Cicer arietinum cultivar CDC Frontier isolate Library 1 chromosome 5, Cicar.CDCFrontier_v2.0, whole genome shotgun sequence carries:
- the LOC101492556 gene encoding probable sugar phosphate/phosphate translocator At5g25400, whose translation is MGKGGSLSDGVMKKIVLSYTYVAIWIFLSFTVIVYNKYILDKKMYNWPFPISLTMIHMSFCATLAILLVRIFKLVEPVSMSRDVYFSSVVPIGALYSLSLWLSNSAYIYLSVSFIQMLKALMPVAVYSIGVLLKKESYKNDTMFNMLSISLGVGVAAYGEARFDTWGVILQLGAVAFEATRLVMIQILLTSKGISLNPITSLYYVAPCCFVFLSIPWILVEYPILKQTSTFQFDFVIFGTNSLCAFALNLAVFLLVGKTSALTMNVAGVVKDWLLIAFSWSVIKDTVTPINLFGYGLAFLGVAYYNHSKLQALKAKEAQKKVSQPDEETGRLLEDREGDGSGKRNDNQN